One genomic window of Candidatus Didemnitutus sp. includes the following:
- a CDS encoding ribonucleoside-diphosphate reductase subunit alpha, whose protein sequence is MVSSTISMSDTSSVHTDLALKKFTGTPQDQKPNYNWRDVLREDVTVPEVEVLCPHGTERFDLAEVADTVGKSLANLMLAKGEKDIFNEKNQRFVADVTREVASNLTKQALTRGPLRVSLHDLYVLIEKTLVDNNAHDVAKSLLHKRAQKLATSREQPAVAVKLIRRNNQVVPWNEAKIEIAIRKAFLSLKKDSAPAPAIARAVTARAATLKQAFLHIEEVQDMVQEELMKAGHYKVAEDYILYRAMRHASRANESAARHATDVVATPDTAAPAAEASVPQGQNSMIVVQRADGSTYFWNGEDLKKRIEFASIGLNLCLTADQIEAELRRSTFDNIAQGDLNNTIVLNAKTLIEKDADFAKFAGRIQLTYIYEEVLGWDIVRDGIGKLKQFHQAAFAPYIFRGIDIKRLTPRLKEYDLARLAAAIDPSADLELDFLGIQTLYDRYLIIDKTGKRSRRLETPQFFWMRVAMGLFLDEKSDREDWSIQLYSLYKSRRFCSSTPTLFNSGTLHSQLSSCYLYYVDDSLEGIMYRGIAENAQLSKWAGGLGGSWTAVRGTGAHIAGTNGESQGVIPFLKLHNDQLVAVNQGGKRKGSGCAYLESWHNDIFEFLELRRNTGDDRRRTHDMNTANWIPDLFMKRMESRSHWTLFRSNEVADLHETYGRKFEERYTHYEKLAEEGKIQGHKVEAIELWKKMLSMLFETGHPWITFKDPCNLRSPQDHAGVIHSSNLCTEITLNTSNDETAVCNLGSVILESHLKPDGSLDHDKLRDTIRIALRALDNVIDINFYPTAAAKTSNLRHRPVGLGVMGLANALYMKGVAFASPEAVEFNDEFMEAIAYYAYEASSDLAAERGTYSSYKGSKWDRGLLPQDTLDLLEQERGVPVDVPRGGKMNWEPLRAKIAKQGMRNSNCLAIAPTATISNITNTSPCIEPYYKNLYVKSNLSGEFVVINPFLVDDLKSRGLWNQEMIDALKYFDGDLADIEAVPADLKEKYRTAFDVDYKWVIDAAARRQKWIDQSQSVNLWLKTPDLKTLSHMYRHAWKTGLKTTYYLRTLGASNIEKATVSVKKEMRGATGETKAETATRDAATAAAAPKKVYTDAEKNACSIEAMRNGGTCEACQ, encoded by the coding sequence ATCGTCAGCAGCACTATCTCCATGAGCGACACCTCTTCCGTCCACACCGACCTCGCCCTCAAGAAATTCACCGGCACGCCGCAGGACCAGAAACCCAACTACAACTGGCGCGACGTCCTCCGCGAGGACGTCACCGTCCCCGAAGTCGAGGTCCTCTGCCCGCACGGCACCGAGCGCTTCGACCTCGCCGAAGTCGCCGACACCGTCGGCAAGTCCCTCGCGAACCTCATGCTCGCGAAGGGCGAGAAGGACATCTTCAACGAGAAGAACCAGCGCTTCGTCGCCGACGTCACCCGCGAAGTCGCCTCCAACCTCACCAAGCAGGCCCTCACGCGCGGCCCGCTCCGCGTCTCCCTCCACGACCTCTACGTGCTCATCGAGAAAACCCTCGTCGACAACAACGCCCACGACGTCGCGAAATCCCTCCTCCACAAGCGCGCCCAGAAGCTCGCCACCTCGCGCGAGCAGCCGGCCGTCGCCGTGAAACTCATCCGCCGCAACAACCAGGTCGTTCCCTGGAACGAGGCCAAGATCGAGATCGCGATCCGCAAGGCCTTCCTCTCCCTTAAGAAGGACTCCGCTCCCGCCCCGGCCATCGCCCGCGCCGTCACCGCCCGCGCCGCCACCCTCAAGCAGGCTTTCCTCCACATCGAGGAAGTCCAGGACATGGTGCAGGAAGAGCTGATGAAGGCCGGCCACTACAAGGTCGCCGAGGACTACATCCTCTACCGCGCGATGCGCCACGCCTCCCGCGCCAACGAGTCCGCCGCTCGCCACGCCACCGATGTCGTCGCCACGCCCGACACCGCCGCTCCCGCCGCCGAGGCCAGCGTCCCGCAGGGCCAGAATTCCATGATCGTCGTCCAGCGCGCCGACGGCTCCACCTATTTCTGGAACGGCGAGGACCTCAAGAAGCGCATCGAGTTCGCCTCCATCGGCCTCAACCTCTGCCTCACCGCCGACCAAATCGAGGCCGAGCTCCGCCGCTCCACCTTCGACAACATCGCGCAGGGCGACCTCAACAACACGATCGTCCTCAACGCCAAGACCCTCATCGAGAAGGACGCCGACTTCGCCAAGTTCGCCGGCCGCATCCAGCTCACCTACATCTACGAGGAAGTCCTCGGCTGGGACATCGTCCGCGACGGCATCGGCAAGCTGAAGCAGTTCCACCAAGCCGCCTTCGCCCCCTACATTTTCCGCGGCATCGACATCAAGCGCCTCACGCCGCGCCTCAAGGAATACGATCTCGCCCGCCTCGCCGCCGCCATCGATCCGTCGGCCGACCTCGAGCTCGACTTCCTCGGCATCCAGACCCTCTACGACCGCTACCTCATCATCGACAAGACCGGCAAGCGCTCGCGCCGCCTCGAGACGCCCCAGTTCTTCTGGATGCGCGTCGCCATGGGCCTCTTCCTCGACGAGAAGTCCGACCGCGAGGACTGGTCGATCCAGCTCTACTCGCTCTACAAGAGCCGCCGCTTCTGCTCGTCCACGCCGACGCTCTTCAACTCCGGCACGCTCCACTCCCAGCTCTCGTCCTGCTACCTCTACTACGTCGACGACAGCCTCGAGGGCATCATGTATCGCGGCATCGCCGAAAATGCCCAGCTCTCCAAGTGGGCGGGCGGCCTCGGCGGTTCCTGGACCGCCGTCCGCGGCACCGGCGCGCACATCGCCGGCACCAACGGCGAATCGCAGGGCGTCATCCCCTTCCTCAAGCTCCACAACGACCAACTCGTCGCCGTCAACCAAGGCGGCAAGCGCAAGGGCTCCGGCTGCGCCTACCTCGAATCGTGGCACAACGACATCTTCGAGTTCCTCGAACTCCGTCGTAACACCGGCGACGACCGCCGCCGCACCCACGACATGAACACGGCCAACTGGATTCCCGACCTGTTCATGAAGCGCATGGAGTCGCGCTCCCACTGGACGCTCTTCCGCTCCAACGAGGTCGCCGATCTCCACGAAACCTACGGCCGCAAGTTCGAGGAGCGCTACACGCACTACGAAAAGCTCGCCGAGGAAGGCAAAATCCAAGGCCACAAGGTCGAGGCCATCGAGCTCTGGAAAAAGATGCTCTCGATGCTCTTCGAGACCGGCCACCCCTGGATCACCTTCAAGGACCCCTGCAACCTCCGCTCCCCGCAGGACCACGCCGGCGTCATCCACTCGTCCAACCTCTGCACGGAGATCACGCTCAACACCTCCAACGACGAGACCGCCGTCTGCAACCTCGGCTCCGTCATCCTCGAGTCGCACCTCAAGCCCGACGGCTCGCTCGATCACGACAAGCTGCGCGACACGATCCGCATCGCCCTCCGCGCGCTCGACAACGTCATCGACATCAACTTCTACCCGACCGCCGCCGCCAAGACCTCCAACCTCCGCCACCGCCCCGTCGGCCTCGGCGTCATGGGCCTCGCCAACGCGCTCTACATGAAGGGCGTCGCCTTCGCCTCCCCCGAAGCCGTCGAATTCAACGACGAATTCATGGAGGCCATCGCCTACTACGCCTACGAAGCCTCCTCCGACCTCGCGGCCGAGCGCGGCACCTACTCTAGCTACAAGGGCTCGAAGTGGGACCGCGGCCTCCTCCCGCAGGACACCCTCGACCTCCTCGAACAGGAGCGCGGCGTCCCCGTCGACGTCCCGCGCGGCGGCAAGATGAACTGGGAGCCCCTCCGCGCCAAGATCGCCAAGCAGGGCATGCGCAACTCCAACTGCCTCGCCATCGCTCCCACCGCGACGATCTCCAACATCACCAACACGTCGCCCTGCATCGAGCCCTACTACAAGAACCTATACGTCAAATCGAACCTCTCGGGCGAATTCGTCGTCATCAACCCGTTCCTCGTCGACGACCTCAAGTCGCGCGGCCTCTGGAACCAGGAGATGATCGATGCGCTCAAGTATTTCGACGGCGACCTCGCCGACATCGAAGCCGTGCCGGCCGACCTGAAGGAGAAATACCGCACCGCCTTCGACGTGGACTACAAGTGGGTGATCGACGCCGCGGCCCGTCGCCAGAAGTGGATCGACCAATCGCAGAGCGTGAACCTCTGGCTCAAGACGCCGGACCTGAAGACGCTCTCGCACATGTATCGCCACGCCTGGAAGACCGGCCTGAAGACCACGTATTACCTCCGCACGCTCGGCGCCTCCAACATCGAGAAGGCCACCGTCAGCGTGAAAAAGGAAATGCGCGGCGCCACCGGCGAAACCAAGGCCGAAACCGCCACCCGCGACGCCGCCACCGCTGCCGCCGCGCCGAAGAAGGTCTACACCGACGCCGAGAAGAACGCCTGCAGCATCGAAGCCATGCGCAACGGCGGCACCTGCGAAGCCTGCCAGTAA
- a CDS encoding site-specific DNA-methyltransferase, with amino-acid sequence MGKVYEKTRDLADFLKQHRKLFPEIVRVVKEGGSICWQVGNHVDENEVAPLDYYVFRIAQEHPELKLRNRIVWTFGHGLHCRQRFSGRHETILWFTKGDKYHFDLDPVRVKQKYPGKLGYKGKNKGKPTSNPLGKNPSDVWDIPNVKGQHPEKTKHPCQFPIALAQRLVLALTNKNSVVLDPFVGSGSAGIAALVEGRKFVGAELKQSYHKLASKRLLDALNGSIRFRSHNRPIHVPGPNEKVAQDPFVIPFPNGQEKAS; translated from the coding sequence ATGGGCAAGGTGTATGAGAAGACGCGGGATCTCGCGGATTTCCTTAAGCAACACAGAAAGCTCTTCCCGGAGATCGTGCGCGTTGTCAAAGAAGGAGGCAGCATATGTTGGCAAGTGGGAAACCATGTCGACGAGAACGAAGTCGCACCGCTCGATTACTACGTTTTCCGAATCGCCCAAGAACATCCTGAGCTAAAGCTCAGAAACCGTATTGTATGGACCTTCGGCCATGGATTGCATTGCCGACAACGCTTTAGCGGACGGCACGAGACTATCCTTTGGTTCACTAAAGGAGACAAATACCATTTCGATTTGGACCCGGTCCGGGTGAAGCAAAAATATCCAGGCAAGCTCGGATACAAAGGGAAAAACAAAGGGAAACCGACCAGCAATCCACTCGGCAAGAATCCTTCCGACGTTTGGGACATTCCGAACGTCAAGGGGCAACACCCAGAGAAGACGAAACATCCTTGCCAATTTCCGATCGCACTTGCGCAGCGCCTTGTTCTAGCGCTGACAAACAAAAACTCCGTTGTTCTAGATCCGTTCGTCGGATCCGGAAGTGCAGGCATTGCTGCCCTCGTTGAGGGTCGAAAGTTCGTCGGCGCGGAACTTAAGCAATCATATCACAAGCTTGCGTCCAAGCGATTGCTAGACGCGTTGAACGGCAGCATACGCTTTAGATCCCACAATCGACCAATTCACGTTCCAGGGCCAAACGAGAAAGTCGCACAGGATCCCTTCGTTATCCCGTTCCCCAATGGCCAAGAAAAAGCGTCGTAA
- a CDS encoding DGQHR domain-containing protein, with product MAKKKRRKKQVLTPEQKLARRIQRKFSADIIATFERAGFVRVRSRDVQVEIDGRKGEFDQIFVLGGIIVLLEETCTRDTESIKNHLNNKANFHAAFRTRNKELVQLLDAKIPGFKAARDGKRDADDCRVIYVYCSRYPFEKFERPEYQHIHFLSYEYLRYFRQLTKTIGASAKYEIFKFLGLTTKDVRGKPGKDLAEYRGFVLPERPSGFPSNHKLVTFYVDPATLIEICYALRRDSWQDADALYQRMLIRSKIRQMRKFLVSKGHVYVNNVIVSLPLSTGFVDGEGKAVNPDGLAEATDVTVRIPREFNSVGLIDGQHRVFSYHEGNDEFEPKIAKLRDKQQLLVTGIIFPGSLKADQRLIREADLFLEINDRQSRTKSELKQSIETIVAPYSDIAIARSVISELAKVGPLTGHLKDHYFDEGLIKTSSIVSYALRYLVTLKGLDGHRPLSEYWSAPKIALLRDTKDATLELRTEYVKWCASQINQFLSAFRAVVPKSMWTTERKVSRALSVTMINGLIFCLRDVLTDKGPGDFESYHKAFSKLTLKYGPKEFSYKSSHYRALGQHIYQQCFKNG from the coding sequence ATGGCCAAGAAAAAGCGTCGTAAGAAACAAGTTTTAACCCCCGAGCAGAAACTTGCCCGCCGCATTCAGAGAAAGTTCTCTGCCGACATAATTGCCACATTCGAACGTGCGGGTTTTGTCCGCGTGCGATCTCGTGACGTCCAAGTGGAAATCGACGGACGAAAAGGCGAGTTCGATCAAATTTTCGTTCTGGGCGGGATAATCGTGCTCCTCGAAGAAACATGCACCCGCGATACTGAATCCATCAAAAACCATCTAAACAACAAAGCCAACTTTCATGCCGCTTTCCGCACGCGAAACAAAGAGCTTGTTCAACTACTGGATGCCAAAATCCCCGGATTTAAAGCTGCGCGGGACGGAAAGCGCGATGCCGATGATTGCAGGGTAATTTATGTTTATTGCTCTCGATACCCATTTGAGAAATTCGAGAGACCAGAGTATCAGCATATCCATTTTCTCTCCTACGAATATTTAAGATACTTTAGGCAGCTAACCAAAACGATCGGGGCGTCCGCAAAATATGAGATATTTAAGTTTCTGGGCCTAACAACTAAGGATGTGCGTGGAAAACCTGGCAAAGATTTGGCTGAATATCGAGGCTTTGTCCTGCCAGAACGCCCCAGTGGATTTCCGTCGAACCATAAACTCGTCACGTTCTACGTGGATCCTGCAACGTTGATTGAGATATGCTACGCGTTACGCAGAGATAGTTGGCAAGACGCAGACGCCCTCTACCAACGAATGCTTATCCGGTCTAAAATCAGGCAGATGCGGAAATTTTTGGTCTCTAAGGGTCATGTCTACGTAAACAACGTTATCGTCTCCCTTCCACTGAGCACTGGCTTCGTAGACGGCGAGGGTAAGGCGGTAAACCCAGACGGTCTAGCAGAAGCAACAGACGTGACCGTAAGAATTCCGCGGGAATTCAATTCTGTCGGTCTCATCGACGGTCAACATAGAGTATTCTCATATCATGAAGGAAACGATGAATTCGAACCGAAGATCGCCAAACTGAGGGATAAGCAGCAACTGCTTGTCACTGGAATAATTTTCCCTGGGTCGCTCAAAGCCGATCAGCGTCTCATACGGGAGGCAGATCTATTTTTGGAAATTAATGATCGGCAAAGTCGAACAAAGTCCGAACTTAAGCAGTCCATCGAAACTATAGTCGCTCCTTACAGCGATATCGCGATTGCTCGCAGTGTGATATCGGAGTTGGCCAAAGTGGGACCGCTCACTGGCCATCTAAAGGACCACTATTTTGACGAAGGACTGATCAAGACATCTTCCATCGTCAGTTACGCGCTTCGTTATCTGGTTACACTCAAAGGCCTAGACGGCCATAGACCGCTGAGCGAGTATTGGTCTGCCCCTAAGATCGCGCTTTTAAGGGACACCAAAGATGCAACCCTTGAACTCCGAACGGAATACGTCAAATGGTGCGCGAGTCAGATCAACCAATTCTTGTCGGCATTCCGTGCGGTGGTCCCAAAAAGCATGTGGACGACCGAACGAAAAGTATCTCGAGCGTTATCTGTTACGATGATTAATGGACTAATTTTCTGCTTGCGGGACGTTCTTACCGATAAAGGTCCGGGGGACTTCGAGAGCTATCATAAAGCATTCTCTAAGCTAACGCTGAAATATGGGCCTAAAGAATTCAGCTACAAATCCAGTCACTACAGAGCCTTAGGGCAGCACATATACCAGCAGTGTTTTAAGAACGGTTAA
- a CDS encoding DUF1508 domain-containing protein: MSDKKYPCYVMKKDAGGKWYWIYYASNYEPIARSSESYGAKADCEHSIALVKHSGAAPVYSE; this comes from the coding sequence ATGTCCGACAAGAAATACCCCTGCTACGTGATGAAGAAGGACGCGGGAGGAAAGTGGTATTGGATCTACTACGCGTCGAACTACGAGCCGATCGCCCGCAGCAGCGAAAGCTACGGCGCGAAGGCCGACTGTGAGCATTCGATCGCCCTCGTGAAACACTCCGGCGCCGCGCCGGTGTATTCGGAGTAG